The following proteins come from a genomic window of Nicotiana tomentosiformis chromosome 12, ASM39032v3, whole genome shotgun sequence:
- the LOC104105688 gene encoding late embryogenesis abundant protein At1g64065-like, whose product MSPPQSPNSTMIESRDQVRPLAPASHRIHVENEEGINSTSISSVELAKKRHRKKCIKCCSCCGITTIILVVIIVILAFTFFKVKKPTIKMNSIKFDGLSYLTSSSNLQTNVNITVSADISIKNPNAASFKFNEATTSLIYDDRVIVEVLTPAANAKARRTFRMIVNVTVMVDKLSGIPRLASDLVEGELPLSMSTSIKGKVKILVIKKSVGIQMNCSMVVDLQTQNVKDMDCKKKVSL is encoded by the coding sequence atgtcTCCACCCCAATCTCCAAATTCCACCATGATTGAATCTAGAGATCAAGTTCGACCTTTGGCACCTGCATCCCACCGTATACACGTAGAAAACGAAGAAGGCATTAATTCCACGTCCATATCCAGTGTGGAGTTAGCCAAAAAACGACATCGTAAAAAATGCATCAAATGTTGCAGTTGTTGTGGTATCACAACAATAATCCTAGTTGTGATCATCGTAATTCTTGCATTCACCTTTTTCAAGGTGAAAAAGCCTACTATAAAAATGAACTCAATCAAATTTGACGGGTTGAGTTATCTCACTAGTAGTTCCAATCTACAAACCAACGTGAACATAACGGTCTCTGCAGATATTTCTATTAAAAACCCTAACGCGGCCTCGTTCAAGTTTAACGAGGCAACTACTAGTCTGATATACGATGACAGAGTCATCGTAGAAGTCTTAACGCCAGCAGCGAATGCTAAGGCTCGACGAACGTTCCGAATGATTGTGAATGTTACAGTTATGGTAGACAAATTATCAGGCATTCCTAGGCTAGCAAGTGATTTGGTGGAAGGGGAATTGCCTTTGAGTATGTCCACAAGTATTAAGGGAAAGGTCAAGATTTTGGTGATTAAAAAGAGTGTTGGTATACAAATGAATTGCAGTATGGTAGTTGATTTACAAACGCAGAATGTTAAGGATATGGATTGCAAAAAGAAAGTTTCTCTCTAG